In Cicer arietinum cultivar CDC Frontier isolate Library 1 chromosome 7, Cicar.CDCFrontier_v2.0, whole genome shotgun sequence, a single window of DNA contains:
- the LOC101500582 gene encoding homogentisate phytyltransferase 1, chloroplastic, with amino-acid sequence MDSLLVGSIPKSYSITTTNRNLWRSKHCARNYCSIASSCAPKASRHKWKIQKEYNILRSWQPCLNYHCGATEGGSTYQGCNSKFVVKAAPEQSFESEHHAFDPKNILDAVKSSLNAFYRFSRPHTVIGTALSIISVSLLAVEKLSDISPLFFTGVLEAVVAALFMNIYIVGLNQLSDVEIDKINKPYLPLASGEYSLATGAIIVASSSILSFWLAWIVGSWPLFWALFISFVLGTAYSINVPLLRWKRFAVLAAVCILSVRAVIVQLAFFLHMQTFVYKRPVVFSRPLIFATAFMSFFSVVIALFKDIPDIEGDKIFGIQSFSVRLGQKRVFWICVSLLQLAYGVALVVGATSSCLWSKIFTGLGHAVLASVLHYRAKSVDLRSKASITSFYMFIWKLFYAEYFLIPLVR; translated from the exons ATGGATTCATTGCTTGTTGGATCGATTCCTAAATCATATTCAATCACCACCACCA ATAGGAATCTGTGGCGGAGTAAACATTGTGCTAGAAATTACTGTTCAATTGCAA GTTCTTGTGCACCAAAAGCTTCAAGGCACAAAtggaaaattcaaaaagaatataatattttgaggTCCTGGCAGCCATGTTTAAATTATCACTGTGGAGCCACTGAAGGAGGTTCTACATATCAAGGATGCAATAGTAAATTTGTTGTGAAAGCGGCTCCTGAACAATCGTTTGAATCTGAACACCATGCTTTTGATCCAAAAAACATTTTGGATGCTGTCAAAAGTTCCCTGAACGCTTTCTACAGGTTTTCCAGGCCACACACGGTTATTGGCACA GCTTTAAGCATAATTTCTGTGTCTCTCCTTGCAGTGGAGAAATTATCAGATATATCTCCACTATTTTTTACAGGTGTGTTGGAG GCTGTAGTAGCTGCCCTgtttatgaatatttatatcGTGGGCTTGAATCAATTGTCTGATGTTGAAATAGACAAG ATAAACAAACCATATCTTCCATTGGCATCCGGAGAATATTCCCTTGCAACTGGTGCCATTATTGTTGCGTCTTCTTCAATTCTG AGTTTTTGGCTTGCCTGGATTGTAGGTTCATGGCCATTGTTTTGGGCTCTTTTCATCAGTTTTGTGCTAGGGACGGCTTATTCAATTAAT GTGCCGCTGTTGAGATGGAAGAGATTTGCAGTGCTTGCTGCAGTGTGCATTCTTTCTGTTCGTGCAGTTATAGTTCAACTTGCATTTTTCCTTCACATGCAG ACTTTCGTGTACAAGAGGCCAGTTGTCTTTTCAAGACCACTGATCTTTGCAACTGCATTCATGAGCTTCTTCTCTGTAGTTATAGCATTGTTCAAG GATATACCCGACATTGAAGGAGATAAAATATTTGGCATCCAATCTTTTTCAGTGCGTTTAGGTCAGAAGCGG GTATTCTGGATTTGTGTTTCTCTTCTTCAATTGGCTTATGGAGTCGCCCTTGTAGTGGGAGCAACATCTTCTTGCTTATGGAGTAAAATTTTCACG GGTCTGGGACATGCCGTGCTTGCTTCAGTTCTTCACTATCGTGCCAAATCTGTAGATTTGAGAAGCAAAGCTTCCATAACATCCTTCTACATGTTTATCTGGAAG CTATTTTATGCAGAGTACTTCCTCATACCATTAGTTAGATGA